Below is a window of Syntrophomonas wolfei subsp. wolfei str. Goettingen G311 DNA.
ATTGATGAGGCTCACAGCCTGGATAGGGAGGCTTTTGATAAACTATCCATGCGATTTTCTTCTGGGGATAGCATGGATCTTTTGGAATACCTGCAAAAAGCTTATCTTCCGCATATTAAAGAACTGTCTTCCGTAGATAGAGAACTTCTTGGGGAATGCTTGACCCATATCAGCATGGCAGTAAAGTTGTTAAAAGAATATTTTTCTGCCTTGAATCGACCTCTTTCCTCCAAAAATGGCTATGAAGCAACGCTGGTGATTAAGGCAGCAGATTTGGAAAAAACCTGGTTTCTCGAAGCACTGGAGATTCACCAGGATTGGCAGGATAGTATTAATCTGCTTTTAAAAAATTTAAAGAAGCTGGAAGAGTGCATGGGTGGGGTAGAAGAAAGCGAAGAGCTTTCTCGTGTAATTATTTCTCTACAAGAGGAAGCTGACCATGCTTATCAGATCAATGAGGAACATTCTTTTCAAAGTGATATGTTGGTTTGGCTTGATTGTGAAAGGGGAAAGGTTAAGGCTGTATCATCATCACCTGTTTGTATAGCCAGTGAACTACAAAATCGTCTCTACCACAAGTTGGAGAGTTTGGTGATGGTTTCTGCCACCCTCGCTGTAGAAGAGCGCTTTGACTATTTTCTTAATAAGTTTGGTTTGAGTCAACTGCAGGAAGAAGAGCGACTAAAAACCCTTTTGGAAAAGTCGCCTTTTGATTATAAAAAGCAAGCTGGATATATTTTACTAGACGATATGCCTGCTCGTGATGAACCGGATTACCAGGAAAAATTGGCAGGAATACTGAGCCAAATAATAGATATAACTGGAGGCCGAACTCTGATTCTATTTACCTCCAGACAGCAACTCAAGGATATCGCTGGCATTATAAGACCTTATTGTGAACAGCGCCAGGTTAAATTACTGGTGCAGAACGAGGATGGGGGATTCGAGACCCTGAAAGAACAATACACCGCCCATCCAAGAAGCGTTATTATGGGGCTGGATACCTTCTGGGAAGGTATTGACTTAAAAGGGGATTTATTGAAATGTCTGGTGATTATCAAATTACCCTTTCGTTCACCTGATGAACCTTTTTGCCAGGCCTGGGAGAAGTATTATCAGCAATTAAATCAAAGCGGCTTCAGCCGTTTTTTACTCCCTGATGCCGTTATTCGCTTAAAACAGGGAGTAGGCAGACTGATACGCGGCGAAAATGACCGGGGAGCCATAGTTATACTGGATGCGAGGTTGGGAAAAAGCAGTTATAGTAAAGTATTTTTAAATAGCCTGCCTTTTAAGAATCCCCGCGTTTTGAGTTGTATGCAGTTTACGCAGGAGTTAAAAAAATGGGTTTAGCTGGGGAGTAACATTTCTCTTCATTCTTCATAGAATATAGCGAAATCTAATCTTCAGGCAAGGGGTGATTTTAGTGCGGGTTTATTACTTCCGAATTCCCGTTTTTCTTCGTAATCTATTAAAAAAGGTAATAAAGTAAGTAAAGGAGTAGCTTGTTCTACTCCTTCTCAATTTCCATTTAGCCCTATACCCAGTATTCCGCCCAACCCTCCAGCCATTAAACAAAGCAGGAGGGTGTAGACAAAGGTTTTAAGAGCTATTAGGGACGGGTTAAAAATAAAGGTAGCAATGAGCATTATAATGAAAAAAACCATTCCTATGCTTAAGCCGCGTATTAGTCCTTTACTGCCATAATGCTTGCTCACCTGGCAGGCAGCCAAAAAAATGCTCAAAATGAGTATACCTTTGCCCAGTGCTGGAAGTAATTCTTCACTCAAACTGCTGAAATAAATCACAAAAGCGGAAATAAGTCCAAGCACTAGAGAAAAGAGAACTGCTTTAGTAATAGCCCGCAATTCTACCGACAGAATTCTATTCATAAGTCAACACCTCCTATGCTTGAAAAATATGTAAGAGCCC
It encodes the following:
- a CDS encoding ATP-dependent DNA helicase produces the protein MPVYPLNEIKKYFESSGPMEQLLPDYKFRQEQVNLTVAVSAALSDQEFLLAEAGTGVGKTFAYLLPAVLWSLQENEKVVIATRTKALQQQLIERDLPDVKRVIKADFTCAEAKGRENFLCWNKYINILAGKKRLQEGEFEFLQSVLPWAEQSETGDRKELRLKSALMKHWDILAADRKSCRKDKCLYHEKCFRLKMIKRLEKSQIIVTNHALLLSDVQVDNRLLPEYHYLIIDEAHSLDREAFDKLSMRFSSGDSMDLLEYLQKAYLPHIKELSSVDRELLGECLTHISMAVKLLKEYFSALNRPLSSKNGYEATLVIKAADLEKTWFLEALEIHQDWQDSINLLLKNLKKLEECMGGVEESEELSRVIISLQEEADHAYQINEEHSFQSDMLVWLDCERGKVKAVSSSPVCIASELQNRLYHKLESLVMVSATLAVEERFDYFLNKFGLSQLQEEERLKTLLEKSPFDYKKQAGYILLDDMPARDEPDYQEKLAGILSQIIDITGGRTLILFTSRQQLKDIAGIIRPYCEQRQVKLLVQNEDGGFETLKEQYTAHPRSVIMGLDTFWEGIDLKGDLLKCLVIIKLPFRSPDEPFCQAWEKYYQQLNQSGFSRFLLPDAVIRLKQGVGRLIRGENDRGAIVILDARLGKSSYSKVFLNSLPFKNPRVLSCMQFTQELKKWV
- a CDS encoding TIGR04086 family membrane protein, with amino-acid sequence MNRILSVELRAITKAVLFSLVLGLISAFVIYFSSLSEELLPALGKGILILSIFLAACQVSKHYGSKGLIRGLSIGMVFFIIMLIATFIFNPSLIALKTFVYTLLLCLMAGGLGGILGIGLNGN